In Desulforhopalus sp., a single genomic region encodes these proteins:
- a CDS encoding PhoH family protein produces the protein MNADIIERELTFIDNAKACSLYGALNKNLLAIEKCSGVTIHARGTNLRIVGMPHEVELVEGLLSQLYELVNRGYPVFSSDFAFGLKILESTPNARLDRIFLDKVYVTTQNRVISPKTRNQKSYIDAIRDNDIVFGIGPAGTGKTYLAVAMAVSALTTGQVKSIILTRPAVEAGEKLGFLPGDVAQKVNPYLRPLHDALNDMLGPEKAGTLIEQEVIEIAPLAFMRGRTLSNAFIILDEAQNTTREQMKMFLTRIGFDSRAVITGDTTQVDLPMKNQSGLLQARKILGNIDGIRFCSFSKEDVVRHPLVQQIINAYEKQ, from the coding sequence ATGAACGCCGATATTATAGAAAGGGAGCTTACCTTTATAGATAATGCCAAGGCCTGCTCCCTCTATGGCGCTCTCAACAAAAATCTGCTCGCCATAGAAAAGTGCTCGGGGGTGACGATTCATGCGCGTGGAACCAATCTGCGCATTGTCGGCATGCCCCACGAGGTAGAACTGGTAGAGGGCCTTCTCAGCCAACTCTACGAACTGGTTAACCGAGGATATCCTGTTTTTAGCTCCGATTTTGCCTTTGGCCTGAAAATCCTTGAATCCACCCCCAACGCGCGACTCGATAGAATCTTTCTCGACAAGGTCTATGTAACGACCCAAAATCGCGTGATATCACCAAAGACAAGGAACCAAAAATCCTATATCGATGCCATTCGTGACAACGATATTGTCTTTGGAATAGGACCGGCCGGCACCGGTAAGACCTATCTTGCCGTGGCCATGGCCGTGTCCGCCCTCACCACCGGCCAGGTCAAATCCATCATCCTCACCCGTCCAGCGGTGGAGGCCGGTGAAAAACTCGGCTTTTTACCGGGAGATGTGGCCCAGAAAGTAAACCCGTATCTTCGCCCCCTGCACGATGCCCTCAATGATATGCTTGGTCCCGAGAAGGCCGGAACCCTCATCGAACAGGAAGTTATCGAGATAGCTCCCCTTGCCTTTATGCGCGGCCGGACACTCAGCAACGCCTTTATTATCCTCGACGAAGCACAGAATACCACCCGCGAGCAGATGAAGATGTTTCTGACCAGGATCGGCTTTGACTCCCGGGCGGTAATAACCGGCGATACCACCCAAGTCGACCTGCCGATGAAGAATCAGTCCGGTCTCCTCCAAGCCAGGAAGATCCTCGGCAACATTGACGGCATTAGGTTCTGCTCATTTTCCAAAGAAGATGTGGTCCGTCACCCATTAGTCCAACAGATTATCAACGCTTACGAAAAGCAATAA
- a CDS encoding isovaleryl-CoA dehydrogenase yields the protein MKLFSLLNFGLGETADLLRNSVRDFVDAEIAPLAAEIDRNDFFPPELWRKMGEMGLLGITVPESYGGAEMGYLEHVIAMEEISRGSASVGLAYGAHSNLCVNQLKLNGTEEQKQRYLPKLISGEHIGALAMSEAGSGSDVVSMRLSAVRQGDSYILNGTKMWITNGPNADVLVVYAKTAPEKKHQGITAFIVEKTMPGFSTSPKLDKLGMRGSPTCELVFDNCAVPAENILGRLDRGVEVLMSGLNYERLVLTGGPLGIMCACMEVVLPYIHMRRQFGRAIGEFELMQGKIADMYATWNACKAYTYTVAKAADSGGNIRKDSAAVILYAAERATWMALEAIQCLGGNGYINDYPTGRLLRDAKLYEIGAGTSEIRRMLIGRELFKDTEA from the coding sequence ATGAAATTATTTTCTCTTTTGAATTTTGGCCTGGGTGAAACTGCCGATCTTTTACGCAATTCGGTTCGAGATTTCGTCGACGCGGAGATTGCTCCGCTTGCGGCGGAGATCGACCGCAACGATTTCTTTCCCCCTGAGCTGTGGCGAAAGATGGGGGAAATGGGCCTTCTTGGAATTACCGTTCCGGAAAGTTACGGCGGTGCCGAAATGGGCTACCTCGAACATGTCATCGCCATGGAGGAGATCAGCCGCGGCTCGGCCTCAGTTGGTCTGGCTTACGGGGCCCATTCCAATCTCTGCGTCAATCAACTGAAACTGAACGGCACCGAGGAGCAAAAACAACGCTATCTGCCAAAGCTCATTTCCGGCGAACACATCGGGGCCCTGGCCATGAGTGAGGCAGGATCTGGTTCTGACGTCGTCAGCATGCGTCTTTCCGCAGTCAGACAAGGCGACAGCTATATTCTCAACGGCACGAAGATGTGGATCACCAATGGTCCGAATGCCGATGTCCTGGTCGTCTACGCCAAAACCGCACCGGAGAAAAAACATCAGGGGATAACGGCTTTCATCGTGGAAAAGACCATGCCCGGCTTCTCAACCAGCCCAAAGCTGGACAAGCTCGGTATGCGGGGCTCTCCTACCTGTGAACTGGTTTTTGATAACTGCGCTGTTCCGGCGGAGAATATTCTCGGCAGATTAGACAGAGGCGTTGAGGTGTTGATGAGCGGCCTGAACTATGAACGGCTGGTGCTTACCGGCGGTCCTTTGGGAATTATGTGTGCCTGTATGGAGGTGGTGCTTCCTTACATCCATATGCGGCGCCAGTTCGGCCGGGCGATCGGTGAATTCGAACTGATGCAAGGCAAGATCGCCGATATGTACGCGACCTGGAACGCCTGCAAGGCTTATACCTATACAGTAGCCAAGGCGGCTGACAGCGGCGGCAATATTCGTAAGGATTCTGCCGCGGTGATTCTCTACGCGGCCGAGAGAGCGACCTGGATGGCCCTTGAGGCAATTCAGTGTTTGGGTGGTAATGGCTACATCAATGACTACCCCACCGGCCGGCTTCTTCGTGATGCGAAACTCTACGAGATCGGCGCAGGCACCAGCGAAATCCGCCGCATGCTGATAGGCCGGGAACTCTTTAAAGACACTGAGGCTTAA
- a CDS encoding acetoacetate--CoA ligase, producing MLKPLWVPSERRIKDSNMYRFMDTVNRRHGTQFTDYDGLYQWSVANIAAFWAELWDFAEIQAEKKYDQVVDDPYKMPGAQWFTGSRLNFAENLLRYRDDHIALIFKGEDVVRRTLTYSELFAATAKLAASLRKAGVVPGDRVVGFIPNMPEAIVAMLAATSLGATWSSCSPDFGIKGVLDRFGQTKPKVLFTADGYYFKGKPLDCLAKVCGIAKEIPSLETIVVIPYINNNPELQSLPKATLYPDFTDNNANEIAFTQLPFDHPLYIMYSSGTTGLPKCMVQSAGGVLLHQLKELLLHTDLKRQDTIFYFTTCGWMMWNWLVTSLAVGATLVLYDGNPFHPAADALWRMAEAEKITVFGTSAGYIAALKNAGVKPGKTFELPHLRTLLSTGSPLSKEDFHFIYQEIKADLQLASISGGSDLNGCFALGNPLGPVYEGELQCRGLGMKVFAYNEDGEPVVGRQGELVCTAAFPSMPIYFWDDSNGKKYHSAYFDRFPGIWTHGDFIEVTERGGLIMYGRSDATLNPGGVRIGTAEIYRVIEQIDRIADSVVVGQEWQGDIRVILFVKMKEGCDLTDSLRDEIKKAIRLNASPRHVPAKILQIPDIPYTLNMKKVELAVQKIIHGREVKNKDALKNPEALDYFAGIVELSS from the coding sequence ATGCTCAAACCATTATGGGTACCATCGGAGCGACGAATCAAGGATTCCAATATGTACCGGTTCATGGATACCGTGAACCGCAGACATGGAACACAATTCACCGATTATGATGGGCTATATCAGTGGTCGGTCGCCAACATTGCCGCATTTTGGGCAGAGCTCTGGGATTTTGCTGAGATACAAGCTGAAAAAAAATACGATCAGGTAGTCGATGATCCGTACAAAATGCCCGGCGCCCAATGGTTTACCGGTAGCCGTTTGAACTTTGCCGAAAACCTGCTGCGCTATCGCGATGACCATATAGCCCTGATATTTAAAGGTGAGGATGTGGTTCGCAGAACCCTCACCTACAGTGAACTTTTCGCGGCAACCGCCAAGCTTGCTGCATCGCTCCGTAAGGCCGGGGTCGTCCCTGGGGACCGGGTTGTCGGCTTTATACCGAATATGCCCGAAGCAATTGTTGCCATGCTCGCCGCAACCAGTCTTGGGGCAACTTGGTCGTCCTGCTCCCCCGATTTTGGTATCAAAGGAGTGCTTGACAGATTCGGCCAAACCAAACCAAAGGTTCTCTTCACCGCCGACGGCTATTATTTCAAAGGGAAGCCTCTCGACTGTCTGGCCAAGGTTTGCGGCATCGCCAAAGAAATCCCCTCGCTAGAAACCATTGTCGTAATTCCTTACATCAACAATAATCCGGAACTGCAATCCCTTCCCAAGGCCACTCTCTATCCCGATTTCACGGACAATAATGCAAATGAGATCGCATTTACGCAATTGCCCTTCGACCATCCGCTCTACATCATGTACTCATCCGGCACGACCGGCCTGCCGAAATGCATGGTGCAAAGCGCCGGAGGGGTTTTACTGCACCAATTAAAGGAACTTCTTCTCCATACCGACCTGAAGCGACAAGACACTATCTTCTACTTCACCACCTGCGGCTGGATGATGTGGAATTGGCTGGTGACCTCCCTAGCCGTCGGGGCAACCCTGGTATTGTATGACGGCAATCCCTTTCACCCGGCAGCAGACGCCCTGTGGCGAATGGCCGAAGCAGAAAAAATCACCGTCTTTGGCACCAGCGCAGGATATATCGCCGCACTGAAAAATGCCGGTGTCAAGCCTGGAAAAACTTTCGAGCTGCCGCACCTGCGAACCCTCCTCTCCACCGGTTCCCCGCTTTCCAAAGAGGATTTTCATTTCATCTATCAGGAAATAAAGGCAGACCTGCAACTTGCCTCGATCTCCGGAGGCTCCGACCTCAATGGCTGTTTTGCCCTTGGCAATCCGCTGGGGCCTGTATACGAGGGCGAACTCCAGTGTCGCGGACTCGGCATGAAAGTCTTTGCCTACAACGAAGACGGTGAGCCCGTTGTCGGCCGGCAGGGTGAGCTGGTGTGCACGGCGGCCTTCCCCTCCATGCCCATCTATTTTTGGGATGATTCGAACGGGAAAAAATATCATTCCGCCTATTTCGACAGGTTTCCCGGCATCTGGACGCACGGTGACTTTATCGAGGTCACCGAACGGGGCGGCCTTATCATGTACGGCAGGTCCGACGCCACCCTCAACCCCGGTGGAGTCCGGATCGGTACGGCGGAGATCTACCGCGTCATTGAACAGATCGATAGGATTGCCGACAGTGTCGTAGTCGGCCAGGAATGGCAAGGGGATATCAGAGTCATTCTCTTTGTAAAAATGAAGGAGGGCTGCGACCTTACCGATTCCCTACGCGACGAGATCAAAAAGGCTATCAGACTTAATGCCTCACCTCGCCATGTCCCGGCAAAAATTCTGCAGATTCCCGATATTCCGTATACCCTTAATATGAAGAAGGTCGAGCTTGCCGTCCAAAAAATAATCCATGGACGCGAGGTTAAAAATAAAGATGCTCTGAAAAATCCCGAGGCTCTCGACTATTTTGCTGGAATCGTAGAGCTATCTTCCTAA
- a CDS encoding AMP-binding protein yields MNKPSIAIGTTTIGSVVDNLAENFGDNIGLEYHSLDIRKNWRQLREKYDEVAKGLMALGIAKGDKVAIWANNVPEWVYTQYGSARMGAVLVTVNTNYRSSELEYLLKQSDATTIILIGGIREPDDYLKVLTKVCPAISDSQPGQLNCDKLPFLKNVIYLGKEKVAGMYNWDDVMEMGKKISDAELKTRLDSLSPDDVINMQYTSGTTGFPKGVMLSHTNLIGNAMSMAECMKLSTADAMCIPVPFFHCFGCVIGTLVCTVSGSTMAPVVAFSPVGVLKTVEASKCTALLGVPTMFIAEFEEMDKNHYDTSSLRTGVMAGSTCPVEVMKRVIKDMGANEMTIVYGQTESSPGITQTRDQDSLELKTTTVGKALPNVEVKIVNPETGREVPIGQQGELCTRGYHVMKGYYKMAEATKKAIDADNWLHTGDLAIMDENGYCKITGRIKDMIIRGGENIYPREVEEFLYTNPKVKDVQVVGVSNEKYGEEVAAFIQLKPSQKATGEEIISFCKDQISYYKIPKHIFFVNEYPTTASGKIQKYKLREIAETQL; encoded by the coding sequence GTGAATAAGCCAAGCATTGCAATCGGCACAACAACCATCGGTAGTGTTGTAGATAATTTGGCGGAAAATTTTGGGGACAACATCGGCCTCGAGTACCATTCCCTGGATATCAGGAAAAACTGGAGGCAACTGCGGGAGAAGTATGACGAGGTCGCCAAAGGATTGATGGCCCTTGGTATCGCCAAGGGAGACAAGGTGGCAATCTGGGCCAACAACGTCCCTGAGTGGGTATACACACAATATGGCAGTGCGCGGATGGGTGCGGTCTTGGTAACTGTCAACACCAACTATCGCAGCAGCGAGCTTGAATACCTTTTAAAGCAATCCGATGCAACTACGATAATCCTCATCGGTGGCATTAGAGAGCCGGACGATTATCTCAAGGTATTAACCAAGGTTTGCCCGGCCATCAGTGACAGCCAACCGGGGCAACTCAATTGCGATAAGCTGCCATTTTTGAAAAACGTTATCTATCTCGGCAAAGAAAAGGTAGCCGGAATGTATAACTGGGATGATGTCATGGAAATGGGCAAGAAGATATCTGACGCAGAGCTCAAGACCCGCCTCGATTCGCTTTCCCCCGACGACGTCATCAATATGCAGTACACCTCCGGAACGACCGGTTTCCCCAAGGGTGTAATGCTTTCCCACACAAACCTGATTGGCAATGCCATGAGCATGGCTGAGTGCATGAAGCTCTCCACCGCTGATGCGATGTGTATCCCCGTGCCCTTCTTCCACTGCTTCGGTTGTGTTATCGGCACTCTGGTCTGCACGGTTTCCGGCTCGACCATGGCACCTGTGGTAGCCTTCTCGCCGGTGGGTGTCTTAAAAACCGTTGAGGCCTCCAAGTGCACCGCCCTTCTCGGCGTACCAACCATGTTCATCGCCGAGTTTGAGGAGATGGATAAAAATCACTACGACACCTCAAGTCTCAGGACAGGCGTCATGGCGGGATCCACCTGCCCGGTGGAGGTTATGAAGCGGGTTATCAAAGACATGGGGGCAAACGAGATGACCATTGTCTATGGTCAAACCGAGTCCTCCCCCGGAATAACCCAGACCCGTGACCAGGATTCGCTGGAATTAAAGACAACGACCGTCGGCAAGGCCCTGCCCAACGTCGAGGTGAAAATCGTCAATCCGGAGACGGGTCGCGAGGTCCCTATCGGCCAGCAGGGCGAACTGTGCACCAGGGGCTACCATGTCATGAAAGGCTACTATAAGATGGCCGAGGCAACCAAGAAGGCAATCGATGCCGACAACTGGCTCCACACCGGCGACCTGGCGATCATGGACGAAAACGGCTATTGCAAGATCACCGGCAGAATCAAAGACATGATCATCCGCGGTGGCGAGAATATCTACCCCCGCGAAGTAGAGGAATTCCTCTACACTAATCCGAAGGTAAAAGATGTGCAGGTAGTCGGTGTTTCAAACGAAAAATATGGGGAAGAAGTAGCTGCCTTCATTCAGCTCAAACCTTCTCAAAAGGCCACCGGGGAGGAGATTATCTCCTTCTGCAAAGACCAGATATCATACTATAAGATCCCGAAACACATCTTTTTCGTGAACGAATATCCGACAACTGCCAGCGGCAAGATTCAAAAATACAAACTGCGGGAGATTGCCGAAACGCAATTGTAA
- a CDS encoding thioredoxin domain-containing protein, producing the protein MTIIERLITPYSHYNSSKLTCYEDIMKFSGLYVCCMAALLIGSGANALTMPESGQDKRVEWKIQQTWPIAGKSLAMVNSLDGKFAFILNDKQQVQVFNNQGQLQGSIPVEEGVSAIDISPQGEVLYLINNATQSFTSVAVSFVVDVDSTGSPFKGPAEAPVNIVLFTDFECPYCRQIIPLLDEVLEKNPKNVKLTFKNMPLKFHKLAEPSAKAALAAHEQGKFWPFHDKLFAEKKLAEDTIKKTATALNLDIARFEKDMESPKIQNKLQKDILDAQNAGVTGTPTLFINGRAPRQRSLEGIQAIIDDELQKLTKKP; encoded by the coding sequence GTGACTATTATTGAGCGGTTAATTACACCGTACTCGCACTATAACTCTTCAAAATTAACATGTTATGAGGACATTATGAAATTCTCCGGATTGTATGTGTGCTGCATGGCAGCTCTTCTCATCGGCTCAGGGGCCAACGCCCTCACCATGCCGGAGAGTGGACAGGATAAAAGGGTTGAATGGAAAATCCAGCAAACGTGGCCTATTGCAGGGAAATCCCTGGCGATGGTGAACTCGCTGGACGGGAAATTCGCTTTTATTCTCAACGATAAGCAACAGGTGCAAGTTTTCAATAATCAGGGGCAGCTCCAAGGAAGTATCCCTGTAGAAGAAGGTGTCTCGGCAATTGATATCTCCCCCCAGGGAGAGGTGTTGTACCTTATAAATAATGCCACTCAATCGTTCACTTCAGTTGCCGTGTCCTTTGTTGTTGATGTTGATAGCACCGGTTCTCCATTTAAAGGCCCGGCTGAAGCACCTGTCAATATAGTTTTGTTCACTGATTTCGAATGTCCGTATTGCCGTCAGATTATCCCACTTCTCGACGAAGTACTTGAAAAAAATCCGAAAAATGTCAAACTGACCTTTAAAAACATGCCATTGAAATTCCACAAACTTGCTGAACCCAGCGCCAAGGCAGCGCTCGCCGCTCATGAGCAGGGGAAGTTCTGGCCTTTTCACGACAAGTTATTTGCCGAAAAAAAGTTAGCAGAAGATACTATCAAAAAGACCGCTACTGCTCTCAATCTTGATATTGCGCGGTTTGAAAAAGACATGGAATCACCCAAAATTCAGAACAAGCTCCAGAAAGATATCCTCGATGCCCAGAATGCCGGAGTAACCGGGACACCAACTCTCTTTATCAATGGCCGCGCCCCCCGGCAACGAAGCCTTGAAGGGATCCAGGCTATTATTGACGATGAATTGCAAAAATTGACTAAAAAGCCGTGA